Proteins encoded within one genomic window of Platichthys flesus chromosome 13, fPlaFle2.1, whole genome shotgun sequence:
- the hoxd3a gene encoding homeobox protein Hox-D3a, producing MQKATYYDNSGLFGSYTYPKPDSYNYGPAHQSYPSSNIESDYQGPVCPIQTPAVRPPTLKDSDLNGDCMRQSSSQSNSSSSQATSIGEPPAPPLSVSSPSSNSPTPQKKKSSSGGGSSSATPVLTKQIFPWMKESRQNAKKGSSCSTAGGELSDEKSPSGPASKRVRTAYTSAQLVELEKEFHFNRYLCRPRRVEMANLLNLTERQIKIWFQNRRMKYKKDQKSKGLAHSPLGHSPDRSPPLSGPNHIGYSGQLQNVNSLSYDAPSPPSFAKPQQNMYGLAAYTAPLGGCIPQQKRYPGSEYEHHGMQSNGFANANLQGSPVYVGGNFVDSMPASGPMFNLGHLPHPSSTSVDYSCAAQIPGNHHHGPCDPHPTYTDLTSHQASQGRMQEAPKLTHL from the exons ATGCAGAAAGCAACATACTACGATAACTCTGGACTTTTTGGAAGCTACACCTATCCCAAACCAGACTCTTACAACTATGGCCCCGCACACCAGTCGTACCCTTCGTCCAACATTGAGAGTGACTACCAGGGCCCAGTGTGTCCCATCCAGACCCCTGCTGTCCGGCCTCCAACTCTCAAAGACAGTGACCTGAACGGAGACTGCATGCGGCAAAGCAGCAGTcaaagcaacagcagcagcagccaggccACGAGTATTGGGGAGCCGCCGGCACCACCACTGTCCGTGTCCTCCCCCAGCTCCAACAGCCCCACGCCCCAGAAGAAGAAATCCTCATCAGGTGGTGGCTCCAGCTCTGCCACACCAGTCCTCACCAAGCAGATCTTCCCCTGGATGAAGGAGAGCCGGCAGAATGCAAAGAAGggctccagctgctccactgCAG GTGGCGAGCTGAGTGATGAGAAGAGCCCCTCTGGACCTGCATCCAAACGGGTCAGAACTGCGTACACCAGCGCGCAGCTCGTGGAGCTAGAGAAGGAGTTTCACTTTAACCGCTACCTGTGTCGCCCGCGGAGAGTGGAGATGGCGAATCTGTTGAATCTCACGGAGCGACAAATAAAGATCTGGTTTCAGAACCGGAGGATGAAATACAAAAAGGACCAGAAGTCCAAAGGGCTGGCACACTCTCCCCTGGGACACTCCCCGGACAGAAGCCCGCCGCTCAGCGGCCCCAATCACATTGGATACTCTGGGCAGCTCCAGAACGTGAACAGCCTCAGCTATGACGCGCCCTCGCCCCCGTCCTTCGCCAAGCCCCAGCAGAACATGTACGGCTTGGCGGCGTACACGGCGCCCTTGGGCGGCTGCATCCCGCAACAGAAGAGGTACCCGGGCTCCGAGTACGAACACCACGGCATGCAGAGCAACGGCTTTGCCAACGCCAATTTGCAAGGCAGCCCCGTGTACGTGGGTGGGAACTTTGTTGATTCCATGCCAGCCTCGGGCCCCATGTTCAACCTCGGCCATCTCCCCCACCCGTCATCCACCAGTGTGGACTACAGCTGTGCCGCTCAGATCCCGGGGAACCACCACCACGGACCCTGTGATCCCCATCCCACGTACACAGACCTCACCTCTCACCAAGCGTCTCAGGGAAGGATGCAGGAAGCGCCTAAACTCACACATTTGTAA